A window from uncultured Desulfobacter sp. encodes these proteins:
- a CDS encoding GGDEF domain-containing protein, which translates to MNIDKFKAVNDTFGHDIGDKVLIEFSSIVCKNLRCVDVLGRWGGEEFIVICPGTSLENGVKVAENLRSRVQGNCFAPVPEVTVSIGVSAFHENDHAYTDAVKRADNALYKSKHTGRNCVNSIAGDSQSDVIPVN; encoded by the coding sequence ATGAATATTGATAAGTTCAAGGCGGTTAATGACACCTTTGGACACGATATCGGCGATAAAGTGCTGATCGAATTTTCTTCTATCGTCTGCAAAAATTTAAGGTGTGTAGATGTACTCGGCCGGTGGGGTGGAGAAGAGTTCATCGTAATCTGCCCGGGGACATCCCTGGAAAATGGAGTCAAGGTTGCTGAGAATCTAAGATCCAGGGTTCAAGGCAACTGCTTTGCGCCCGTTCCCGAAGTCACAGTCAGTATTGGGGTCAGTGCCTTCCATGAAAATGATCATGCCTACACCGATGCCGTGAAGCGAGCTGACAATGCACTATATAAATCAAAACACACAGGCAGAAATTGTGTAAACAGCATTGCAGGCGACTCACAAAGTGATGTGATCCCTGTAAATTAG
- a CDS encoding two-component system response regulator has product MEDQNSKRTILIVEDSPENIDVLAGILKKDYRLKIATNGEKALNIMAQPEFPDLILLDIQMPGMDGYEVCRTLKQNPATRKIPVIFVTALSSVQDEETGFAAGGVDYIIKPVSPSIVRQRVKTHMALYDQNRILEEKVTQRTRQLENAFLRIKDGSLETIHILSKAAEYRDEDTGSHIYRMSNYSAAIADQMGLPENVVESILYAAPMHDVGKIGIPDSILLKPGGLTDDEFAVMKQHTLIGARILENSKTEFIRLGEIIALTHHEWWNGKGYPRGLKGKEIPLVGRIIAVADVFDALTTKRPYKDAFPLDVSFQIIAESRGIQFDPEVVDAFFLIKSEILKIRKKYSDD; this is encoded by the coding sequence ATGGAAGATCAAAACAGTAAACGGACCATTTTGATCGTCGAAGACAGTCCGGAGAATATCGATGTGCTGGCGGGTATTTTAAAAAAAGATTACCGGCTCAAGATCGCCACCAATGGGGAGAAGGCCTTGAATATCATGGCCCAGCCAGAGTTTCCGGATCTCATCCTTTTGGATATTCAAATGCCCGGTATGGACGGGTATGAGGTGTGCCGCACCTTGAAGCAAAATCCGGCTACACGTAAAATCCCCGTCATTTTTGTTACGGCACTTTCCAGCGTCCAGGATGAGGAAACGGGGTTTGCCGCCGGGGGCGTGGATTACATTATCAAGCCGGTCAGTCCGTCCATTGTCCGGCAGCGGGTAAAAACCCACATGGCCCTTTACGATCAAAATCGAATCCTGGAGGAAAAAGTTACCCAGCGTACACGTCAACTGGAAAATGCCTTTTTAAGAATCAAGGACGGTTCGCTTGAGACGATTCACATTTTATCAAAGGCGGCTGAATATAGGGACGAAGACACGGGATCGCATATCTATCGCATGAGCAACTATTCTGCGGCCATTGCAGACCAAATGGGTCTGCCCGAGAACGTTGTGGAATCCATCCTCTATGCCGCCCCCATGCATGATGTGGGGAAAATCGGTATTCCCGACAGTATTCTTTTGAAACCCGGCGGATTGACGGATGATGAGTTTGCCGTTATGAAACAACATACGTTGATCGGCGCACGAATTCTTGAGAATTCAAAGACGGAATTTATACGGCTCGGGGAGATCATCGCCTTGACGCACCACGAATGGTGGAATGGAAAGGGGTACCCAAGGGGGCTTAAAGGAAAGGAGATTCCATTGGTGGGAAGAATTATTGCGGTGGCGGATGTCTTTGATGCACTGACCACAAAACGGCCCTATAAAGATGCCTTTCCCCTGGATGTTTCCTTCCAGATCATTGCCGAAAGTCGAGGGATTCAATTCGATCCGGAGGTTGTGGATGCATTTTTTTTAATTAAAAGCGAAATACTTAAAATCCGCAAAAAGTACAGCGATGATTAA
- a CDS encoding ATP-binding protein produces the protein MKKEYLIIPLVFVLISGVVAGYNVHVIVDVQKKHIFEMLSHQVDISARNLQGFADEFQEDVQYALTTIPFHELLVRESLDYDLANQVRRFYSKYQNVLSSIQIFNASVFRELYNSQGNYFFISEIRKNDSPRLVVDGTVCRLENDTLHFLRDIRQDGKKVGAIEIRMNFPRIIYQELRKSHISREFWPWCIDPAGRILSFLVDQRAVPKSQRQVDGINTIVDDIADNYLGEQVHTIALKGESHQVFSAYYPLSIFGQQVGVVLSVGEDVWLAGVKTKMTAIIASFLLIIVLVTVVFMFILWQRMAAELKLKKSEAKITKIFQNIQAGVLIVDKKRHTMEFANTLAAGMAGTAVSDLIGKPCDRLFCHNENECALIPDNGTEIQTTESMLLTVDGEQRNILKTVIPIEYEGRESFLETFVDITELKKQTARANALAEKAAAASRAKSEFLANMSHEFRTPMNHIIGMSHLALDTPLTREQQDYLEKITEAAESLMILINSVLDYAGIDTGKMHLTKAVFQFSDLMSQVKDHVLSQFLGQKQLNVLFDMDPEIPESLLGDGPKLKQVLLHLAENAVKFTDTGTVVIQVSLKEETPRNVLLHFSVKDTGIGIVSGQMDTLFDAFTQADTSNTRKYGGAGLGLAISKRLVELMQGKLAVQSTPGKGSEFFFSVAFDVDHSQVNYKAPNLVVLDAEQRDTNETEESLPVLDFQAALSRMGGDQILLENILGKFQKNYTHEMETLGRLLIKGDRDAACCLVHKLKGAVGVIGAPGLSRSLLALESALKDGVNALDVHLKDVSSGMEQVLTAIADRLEDTSWDGVASAASSIDVDTALPLLKALENYLKENDLEAVEKLDEIKTILKGTSVSGTLEQVERQLQQYDFEGALSAYYEVLSAMER, from the coding sequence TTGAAAAAAGAATATCTGATCATTCCCCTTGTGTTTGTTCTCATTTCGGGTGTTGTTGCCGGCTACAATGTCCATGTTATTGTTGATGTGCAAAAAAAACATATTTTTGAGATGCTATCGCATCAGGTGGATATCAGCGCCCGGAATCTCCAGGGCTTTGCCGATGAATTCCAAGAAGACGTCCAGTATGCACTGACCACCATTCCTTTTCACGAACTGCTGGTTCGAGAGAGCCTGGATTATGACCTTGCAAACCAGGTTCGGCGGTTTTATTCGAAGTATCAGAACGTCCTGTCGTCCATTCAAATCTTCAACGCGTCGGTGTTCCGCGAACTGTATAACAGCCAGGGCAATTATTTTTTTATTTCCGAAATCCGCAAAAATGACTCCCCCCGGCTGGTCGTTGATGGAACCGTTTGCCGCCTTGAAAATGATACGCTTCATTTCCTCAGAGATATACGACAGGACGGAAAAAAAGTAGGGGCCATCGAAATTCGGATGAATTTTCCCCGGATCATTTATCAAGAATTAAGGAAAAGCCATATCAGCCGGGAGTTTTGGCCCTGGTGCATTGACCCGGCCGGAAGAATCCTCTCCTTTCTGGTTGATCAGCGGGCTGTTCCAAAATCACAACGCCAGGTGGATGGGATAAATACCATCGTTGACGATATTGCAGACAATTATCTGGGTGAACAGGTTCATACGATTGCCCTAAAGGGGGAGAGTCATCAGGTCTTTTCCGCCTACTATCCCCTCAGTATCTTCGGGCAGCAAGTGGGGGTTGTGCTCTCCGTGGGCGAAGATGTCTGGCTTGCCGGAGTGAAGACCAAAATGACGGCGATTATCGCAAGCTTTTTGCTGATCATCGTTCTGGTGACCGTCGTCTTCATGTTCATTTTATGGCAACGGATGGCCGCCGAATTAAAATTGAAAAAAAGCGAAGCAAAGATCACGAAAATTTTTCAAAATATCCAGGCAGGCGTGCTTATTGTTGATAAAAAACGGCATACCATGGAATTTGCCAATACGCTTGCCGCCGGCATGGCCGGAACTGCCGTCTCCGATTTGATCGGAAAACCCTGTGATCGGCTGTTTTGTCATAATGAAAATGAGTGTGCGCTTATCCCGGACAATGGGACCGAAATTCAGACAACCGAGAGTATGCTTTTAACGGTGGACGGTGAACAGCGCAATATCCTGAAAACCGTCATACCTATAGAATATGAGGGCCGGGAAAGTTTTCTGGAGACATTTGTCGACATTACGGAGTTGAAAAAACAGACGGCGCGGGCCAATGCCCTTGCTGAAAAGGCCGCTGCCGCCAGCCGGGCCAAAAGCGAATTTCTGGCCAATATGAGCCATGAGTTCAGGACCCCCATGAACCACATCATCGGCATGTCGCATCTGGCGCTGGATACCCCGTTGACTCGCGAGCAGCAGGACTACCTGGAGAAGATCACCGAGGCTGCCGAGTCGTTGATGATCCTTATCAACTCCGTATTGGATTATGCCGGCATTGATACCGGTAAAATGCATTTAACAAAGGCGGTATTTCAGTTCTCAGATCTTATGTCCCAGGTGAAAGACCATGTTTTATCCCAATTTTTGGGGCAAAAACAATTGAATGTCCTGTTCGACATGGATCCGGAAATTCCAGAATCTCTTCTGGGAGATGGTCCCAAACTGAAACAGGTGCTGCTCCACCTTGCTGAAAATGCCGTAAAGTTCACGGACACAGGAACGGTTGTTATCCAGGTGTCACTTAAAGAAGAGACGCCCCGGAACGTGCTTCTGCACTTTTCGGTAAAAGATACAGGCATCGGCATTGTTTCCGGCCAGATGGATACTTTGTTTGATGCATTTACCCAGGCGGATACTTCCAATACGCGAAAATACGGGGGGGCGGGTCTGGGACTTGCCATCAGCAAACGGCTTGTGGAATTGATGCAGGGTAAACTGGCGGTGCAAAGCACTCCGGGAAAAGGAAGCGAATTCTTTTTTTCCGTGGCGTTTGACGTGGATCATTCCCAGGTGAATTATAAAGCGCCGAACCTTGTCGTGTTGGACGCGGAACAAAGGGATACCAATGAAACCGAAGAATCGCTTCCGGTTTTGGATTTCCAGGCGGCTTTAAGCCGGATGGGTGGCGATCAAATCCTTCTTGAAAATATACTGGGCAAATTTCAGAAGAATTACACCCATGAGATGGAAACCCTTGGCCGGCTACTCATCAAAGGGGACAGGGATGCCGCCTGCTGTTTGGTGCACAAGCTTAAAGGCGCGGTCGGCGTAATCGGCGCGCCCGGCCTCAGTAGATCCCTCCTTGCCCTGGAGTCGGCCCTGAAAGATGGTGTTAATGCGCTTGACGTCCATCTAAAGGACGTCTCATCGGGAATGGAACAGGTCTTGACAGCGATCGCTGACCGGTTGGAAGATACCTCCTGGGACGGGGTGGCGTCGGCAGCGTCTTCCATTGATGTTGACACGGCGCTGCCTCTGTTAAAGGCGCTGGAGAACTACCTGAAAGAAAATGACCTGGAGGCGGTGGAAAAACTGGATGAAATCAAAACGATTTTAAAAGGCACTTCGGTCTCCGGGACTTTGGAACAAGTGGAAAGACAGTTGCAGCAGTACGATTTTGAAGGCGCGCTTTCGGCCTATTATGAGGTTTTGTCGGCAATGGAAAGGTAA
- a CDS encoding EAL domain-containing protein, translating into MPKRLSIRFKLFCIYSLVATAVFSCGFTMYYIHVKNYLEQQIINALTLSNESIKGLIETAGTVSIKIRLRTIAEKNLEIIEHIYKDFQDHLISESEAKDQAAKLLLSQKIGQTGYIYVLDSTGEVKIHPKQDVKGHNFAEMEFIQKQLMRKHGYLEYWWKNPQDTEKHAKALHMTYFEPWDWIISVSSYKSEFAQLVSVADFKDNVLARDIFGTGYSFVFDSRANIIIHPKLIGNMNDYATGENKKQIRKIIEQKKGLLHYFWKNPEDQSVKEKLMVFDYIPEFDWFIASSTYTKKAFAKLSEMRQLFFVILAASIAVIALVSLVVSTSITRPLTGLINHLNVNMNQDWQLQPLEIRRKDEIGDLESSFNEFIRRLETYKRNLITENMIRKEAEVRLQLFEKVFEHANEGMSITDPDGKILAVNQAFTDITGYSAGEAVGHNPRILKSNRHDQDFYKTMWQSLVVKGHWSGEIWNRRKSGQAYPEFLSISAVRDQYGETKNYVAVFHDISEMKTKEKQIEYMAYHDPLTGLPNRTLFKDRLEHAITRARRDKKMLQLIFIDLDNFKDVNDTAGHAQGDELLKEAAERLDGVTRVSDTVARLGGDEFIIMVTDVDDMMEIIGLVKRIQEAFTTPFYIDGKSFHITCSIGISVFPGDGDDADTLVRHADLAMYHSKDKGRNTYYLFEEKMAKKINQRIEMEMAMRTAIENDEFQVYFQPQVNIRTLKPVGLEALVRWIKPDGTVVPPGRFIPLAEESGLIIPIGKQIFKKAVEQTCRIREKSQIDLMLSVNVSARQMDEPAFEKMAAGIIKENAYPTDRLKIEITESLLMRDINTTMIRLQNLSRIGISTAIDDFGTGYSSLAYLKQMPITTLKIDKSFIDDIVDDENALALVETIVLMANKLNMGIVAEGVEDNIQLDILNRLGNMDIQGYVFARPMPLHELELWLSKHGQA; encoded by the coding sequence ATGCCAAAACGTCTGTCCATACGGTTCAAGCTGTTTTGTATCTATTCGCTGGTGGCCACGGCTGTTTTTTCATGTGGTTTTACCATGTACTATATCCATGTAAAAAATTATCTCGAGCAACAGATAATAAATGCCTTGACCCTTTCCAACGAATCAATCAAAGGCCTGATTGAAACAGCCGGCACCGTCTCCATTAAAATTCGCCTGCGAACAATTGCTGAAAAAAATCTGGAAATCATTGAGCACATCTATAAGGATTTCCAGGATCATCTAATCTCCGAGAGCGAGGCAAAAGACCAGGCGGCAAAATTGCTGTTAAGTCAAAAGATCGGTCAAACCGGATACATATATGTCCTTGACAGTACCGGGGAAGTGAAAATTCATCCTAAACAGGATGTTAAAGGTCATAATTTTGCCGAAATGGAGTTCATCCAGAAGCAGTTGATGCGCAAACACGGGTATCTGGAATACTGGTGGAAAAATCCCCAGGACACTGAGAAGCACGCCAAGGCCCTGCACATGACATATTTTGAGCCTTGGGACTGGATTATTTCCGTATCATCGTACAAATCGGAATTTGCCCAGCTTGTCTCGGTGGCGGATTTCAAGGATAACGTGCTGGCAAGGGATATCTTTGGCACCGGTTACTCGTTTGTTTTTGACAGCCGGGCCAACATCATTATTCATCCTAAATTAATCGGCAACATGAATGATTATGCCACAGGCGAAAATAAAAAACAGATCCGAAAAATTATTGAACAGAAAAAAGGTCTGTTGCATTACTTCTGGAAAAACCCTGAAGATCAGTCCGTCAAAGAAAAATTGATGGTCTTTGACTATATCCCCGAGTTTGACTGGTTCATTGCCTCGTCAACATATACGAAAAAAGCCTTTGCCAAGCTTTCGGAAATGCGACAGTTATTTTTTGTTATCCTGGCTGCCTCCATCGCCGTCATTGCGCTTGTTTCTTTGGTGGTAAGCACCTCCATTACCCGGCCGCTGACCGGCCTGATCAACCATTTAAACGTTAATATGAACCAGGACTGGCAGTTGCAGCCGCTGGAAATCCGGCGTAAAGACGAAATCGGCGATCTTGAATCCAGTTTCAATGAATTTATTCGTCGCCTGGAAACGTATAAAAGAAACTTGATCACAGAAAATATGATCCGAAAAGAGGCTGAAGTCCGGCTTCAACTCTTTGAAAAGGTATTTGAACATGCCAATGAGGGGATGTCCATAACCGATCCTGATGGAAAGATTCTGGCCGTCAATCAAGCCTTTACCGACATCACCGGTTACAGCGCCGGGGAAGCTGTCGGACACAACCCACGGATTTTAAAATCGAATCGGCATGATCAAGATTTTTATAAAACCATGTGGCAGTCTCTGGTTGTAAAAGGCCATTGGTCCGGGGAAATCTGGAATCGCAGAAAGTCCGGTCAGGCCTACCCGGAATTTTTAAGCATCAGCGCCGTCCGGGATCAATATGGAGAGACCAAAAATTACGTGGCCGTGTTTCATGATATTTCCGAAATGAAAACCAAAGAAAAGCAGATTGAGTATATGGCCTACCATGATCCGCTCACGGGTCTTCCCAACCGGACGCTGTTCAAAGACCGGCTTGAACATGCCATCACCCGGGCCCGGCGGGATAAAAAAATGCTCCAGCTGATCTTCATTGATCTTGATAACTTTAAGGACGTCAATGACACGGCAGGGCATGCCCAGGGCGACGAACTGTTAAAAGAGGCTGCCGAAAGGTTAGACGGCGTCACCCGGGTAAGTGATACCGTGGCCCGGCTCGGCGGGGATGAATTTATCATTATGGTTACGGACGTGGATGATATGATGGAAATTATCGGCCTCGTAAAACGCATCCAGGAGGCATTTACAACCCCCTTTTATATTGACGGTAAATCGTTTCATATTACCTGCAGTATCGGTATCTCCGTTTTTCCCGGAGACGGGGATGATGCAGACACGCTGGTTCGCCATGCCGATCTTGCCATGTATCACTCAAAAGACAAAGGCAGGAACACATATTATCTGTTTGAAGAGAAAATGGCCAAAAAGATCAACCAGCGAATTGAGATGGAAATGGCCATGCGCACGGCCATTGAAAACGATGAATTCCAGGTCTATTTTCAGCCCCAGGTCAATATCAGGACGTTAAAGCCCGTCGGCCTTGAAGCCCTGGTGCGCTGGATAAAACCCGATGGAACCGTTGTGCCGCCCGGTCGGTTTATTCCCCTGGCCGAAGAATCCGGCCTGATCATTCCCATCGGCAAACAGATTTTTAAAAAAGCGGTTGAACAGACCTGTCGCATAAGGGAAAAAAGTCAGATAGACCTGATGCTCTCGGTCAATGTTTCCGCACGTCAGATGGATGAACCCGCATTTGAAAAAATGGCCGCAGGGATTATAAAAGAGAACGCATACCCGACGGATCGTCTGAAAATAGAGATTACCGAATCCTTGCTGATGCGCGATATTAATACCACCATGATCCGGCTTCAAAATTTGTCACGCATCGGCATTTCAACGGCCATTGATGATTTTGGTACGGGGTATTCTTCCCTGGCTTATCTGAAACAGATGCCCATCACCACCTTGAAAATCGATAAATCCTTTATCGATGACATTGTGGACGATGAAAATGCCCTGGCCCTGGTTGAAACCATTGTACTGATGGCCAATAAATTGAACATGGGGATCGTGGCCGAAGGCGTAGAAGACAATATTCAACTGGACATTTTAAATCGGCTGGGGAACATGGATATTCAGGGGTATGTGTTTGCCCGGCCCATGCCCCTGCACGAACTTGAGCTATGGCTGTCGAAACACGGGCAGGCTTAG
- a CDS encoding mechanosensitive ion channel domain-containing protein, with the protein MEWLKQIDIEKYIETVTYWVTTYSVKIIAALLILVIGKWLARRITNLITKLMEKNKIDITLVRFFDSILYYTFMVVIVIAAAGQLGINTTSFLTIVGAAGLAIGLALKDSLSNFASGVMLVLFRPYRVDDFVDIGGVTGTVVSISLFTTELKTPDNQKVIVPNAGITSNVITNVTANPIRRVDLVIGIGYDDDIKKAKEVIRGVLDEEKRVLPAPEPLIAVSELADSSVNFVVRPWVKTAEYWAVYFALTENIKLALDANGISIPYPQQDVHMHQAT; encoded by the coding sequence ATGGAGTGGTTAAAGCAAATTGACATTGAAAAATATATAGAGACGGTGACCTACTGGGTGACCACCTATTCCGTAAAGATCATTGCTGCACTGCTGATCCTGGTGATAGGCAAATGGCTGGCCAGAAGAATTACCAACCTGATTACGAAATTGATGGAAAAAAACAAGATCGATATCACGCTGGTGCGTTTTTTTGACAGTATCCTTTACTATACATTCATGGTCGTGATCGTCATCGCCGCTGCAGGTCAGCTGGGTATCAACACCACTTCCTTTCTGACCATTGTCGGCGCTGCCGGCCTGGCCATTGGCCTTGCCTTGAAGGATTCTTTGTCCAATTTTGCTTCGGGGGTCATGCTGGTGCTGTTCAGACCTTACAGGGTCGATGATTTTGTGGATATCGGCGGGGTCACCGGCACCGTCGTGAGCATTTCTCTGTTTACCACAGAGTTGAAGACGCCAGATAATCAAAAAGTGATCGTGCCCAATGCCGGCATAACGTCCAATGTGATTACAAATGTTACGGCCAACCCCATTCGCCGGGTGGATCTTGTTATCGGCATCGGGTATGACGATGATATCAAAAAAGCCAAAGAGGTCATTCGGGGGGTTCTGGACGAAGAAAAGCGTGTCCTGCCTGCACCTGAGCCGCTTATTGCGGTGTCGGAACTTGCCGATTCCAGCGTGAATTTCGTGGTCCGCCCCTGGGTTAAAACAGCCGAATACTGGGCGGTCTATTTTGCCCTCACTGAAAATATCAAACTGGCTCTTGATGCCAACGGTATCAGCATCCCCTATCCCCAGCAGGATGTACATATGCACCAGGCAACCTAA
- a CDS encoding transporter substrate-binding domain-containing protein: protein MVNFFCRLKCIVLFAGVLFFLAPPWVESAPVLRLATDPWPPYATGQIGGALASGYALDIGTEVSKRIHCTLKADLLPWQRVLVCMKNGTYDITFPIQRKPAREDFMVFTNVIIEDRVFLWHLKTRKDNLCTWQTIDDLKPYTIGIVSGYTYRKKMDNAIENGVIKTEKVNSAEYNLKKLLCKRFDGFLESESVVMSFFQKYPEYTNRITHAPRIVSKDVFRIGISKKSPFVQMLPEINRVIREMREDGTIAGIMTHPK from the coding sequence ATGGTTAATTTTTTTTGCAGACTCAAGTGTATTGTTCTATTTGCCGGCGTTCTTTTTTTCCTTGCGCCACCCTGGGTAGAAAGTGCCCCGGTGTTGAGACTCGCCACAGATCCCTGGCCCCCCTACGCCACAGGACAGATAGGCGGCGCGCTGGCAAGCGGGTATGCGCTTGATATCGGTACAGAGGTGAGCAAACGTATCCATTGCACATTAAAGGCCGATCTTCTGCCATGGCAGCGGGTACTGGTCTGCATGAAAAACGGCACCTACGATATAACCTTTCCCATTCAGCGCAAACCGGCAAGGGAAGATTTCATGGTGTTTACGAATGTGATTATTGAGGACCGGGTGTTTCTATGGCACCTGAAGACCCGTAAAGACAATCTATGCACATGGCAAACCATTGATGATCTTAAACCTTACACCATTGGTATTGTTTCAGGTTACACCTACCGGAAGAAGATGGACAATGCCATTGAAAACGGCGTGATAAAAACAGAAAAAGTCAACTCGGCTGAATACAACCTAAAGAAACTTTTATGTAAGCGATTTGATGGATTTCTGGAGAGCGAATCCGTTGTGATGAGCTTTTTTCAAAAGTATCCGGAATACACAAACCGGATCACCCACGCCCCCCGGATTGTATCCAAGGATGTTTTCAGGATCGGAATTTCAAAGAAATCACCGTTTGTGCAGATGCTGCCGGAGATCAACCGGGTTATCCGCGAAATGAGAGAGGATGGCACCATTGCCGGAATTATGACCCATCCAAAATAA
- a CDS encoding diguanylate cyclase, translating to MESNDDLTNLKKLIELCGAIAYGKYDKTDVDALFELTRAERHPLIAELSESIGFMLVKIEGREFALEMRIQELQEAYEKIDEYSKNLALKVEERTKELQEKNEALTLEIKKRQEIQSALEAANEKLILISNQDGLTGLANRRRFDDYLSLEWAAHKRIKTEFALILCDVDHFKYYNDTYGHRAGDECLTRIAWAIGASMRRPRDMAARYGGEEFAAILPETGLDGALNMAESIRARVEALNIPHASSKICDCVTISLGVAVVTPTSELTEKDFIEMADLSLYEAKEEGGRNCAKFRLNIS from the coding sequence ATGGAAAGTAATGACGATTTGACCAATCTCAAAAAGCTGATTGAGTTGTGCGGGGCGATTGCCTATGGAAAGTACGATAAAACAGATGTTGATGCCTTGTTTGAATTAACCAGGGCGGAACGGCACCCCTTGATTGCCGAACTCAGCGAGAGTATCGGGTTTATGCTGGTAAAAATAGAGGGCAGGGAGTTTGCCCTGGAGATGAGAATCCAGGAGTTGCAGGAGGCCTATGAAAAAATTGATGAATATTCCAAAAATCTGGCGCTGAAAGTTGAAGAACGAACCAAAGAACTCCAGGAAAAGAATGAGGCCCTGACCCTTGAGATTAAAAAGAGGCAAGAGATCCAGAGCGCTTTGGAAGCGGCCAACGAAAAACTGATTTTGATCTCCAATCAGGACGGCCTCACAGGGCTTGCCAACCGCAGACGGTTCGATGACTATTTGAGCCTGGAGTGGGCCGCCCATAAACGCATTAAAACTGAATTTGCTCTGATCCTTTGCGATGTCGATCATTTTAAGTATTACAATGATACCTATGGGCACCGGGCCGGGGATGAATGTTTAACGCGCATCGCCTGGGCAATTGGCGCCTCTATGCGCAGGCCCCGGGATATGGCGGCTCGGTATGGGGGCGAAGAGTTTGCGGCGATTTTGCCGGAAACCGGGCTTGATGGCGCATTGAACATGGCCGAAAGCATCCGTGCCCGGGTGGAGGCGCTCAATATTCCCCATGCATCCTCCAAAATTTGTGACTGTGTCACCATCAGCCTTGGGGTAGCGGTTGTCACGCCAACTTCAGAATTGACCGAAAAGGATTTTATTGAAATGGCCGACCTCAGTCTTTACGAGGCAAAGGAGGAGGGCGGGCGAAATTGCGCCAAATTCAGGCTGAATATCAGTTAA
- the tesB gene encoding acyl-CoA thioesterase II → MLIKQNILEELLGLLSLEKIEEDIFRGQSQDLGYGNVFGGQVLGQALSAASRTVPDHLCAHSLHGYFLRAGDASCPIVYMVERTRDGHSFSTRRVKAVQKGRTIFSMSASFHKYEDGFEHQDPMPDVKGPDGVESDHDKILRYADKIPEDIAKKLLCPKPIELRAVNPVDPFHPVPRPPDKYVWFRATGPLPDDAATHRYMLAYASDFHLVPTALYPHGKTFWSPDMQVASLDHAIWFHRDFRMDDWLLHVIHSPSAAMGRGLNRGSIYTRDGKLVASVAQEGLIRQLDKTK, encoded by the coding sequence ATGTTGATTAAACAAAATATACTTGAAGAACTTTTGGGGCTGCTCAGCCTGGAAAAAATTGAAGAAGATATTTTTCGGGGCCAGAGCCAGGACCTAGGCTATGGCAACGTATTCGGGGGCCAGGTCCTGGGCCAGGCACTGTCTGCGGCATCCCGCACTGTACCGGATCATCTTTGTGCCCACAGTCTGCACGGCTATTTCCTTAGGGCCGGAGATGCGTCCTGCCCCATTGTCTATATGGTGGAACGTACCCGGGACGGCCACTCCTTCTCCACCCGGCGGGTCAAGGCCGTCCAAAAGGGCCGGACCATATTTTCCATGTCCGCCTCATTTCACAAATATGAAGACGGGTTTGAACACCAGGATCCCATGCCTGATGTAAAAGGCCCTGACGGCGTGGAAAGTGATCACGACAAGATCCTTCGCTACGCAGACAAAATCCCCGAAGATATTGCAAAAAAACTGTTATGTCCCAAGCCCATTGAACTGCGGGCCGTCAATCCGGTAGACCCGTTTCATCCCGTTCCCAGGCCCCCGGACAAATATGTCTGGTTCAGGGCAACAGGCCCCTTGCCCGATGATGCGGCAACCCACAGGTATATGCTGGCCTATGCATCGGATTTTCATCTGGTGCCCACAGCCCTGTATCCCCACGGCAAAACCTTCTGGTCCCCGGACATGCAGGTGGCAAGTCTGGATCATGCCATCTGGTTTCACAGGGATTTCAGGATGGATGACTGGCTGCTCCATGTGATCCACAGCCCCAGTGCCGCCATGGGCCGGGGGCTGAACCGGGGTTCCATCTATACCCGGGACGGGAAACTTGTGGCCAGTGTGGCCCAGGAAGGGCTGATCAGACAGCTGGATAAAACCAAATAG